The following are encoded in a window of Dioscorea cayenensis subsp. rotundata cultivar TDr96_F1 chromosome 16, TDr96_F1_v2_PseudoChromosome.rev07_lg8_w22 25.fasta, whole genome shotgun sequence genomic DNA:
- the LOC120278620 gene encoding uncharacterized protein LOC120278620: MVVERIGAVAYKLQLLEDARIHNVFHISQLKKKIGDQIATTRWPAFLNETQEMQKIPITILDRQLVKRFNKAGVKILVQWSNSPPEEATWEFLDVLQRQFPEFCS; encoded by the coding sequence ATGGTAGTAGAAAGAATAGGAGCAGTTGCCTACAAGCTTCAATTACTCGAAGATGCAAGGATTCACAATGTCTTCCACATTTctcaattgaagaagaaaattggAGACCAGATTGCAACAACAAGGTGGCCTGCATTCCTGAATGAGACCCAAGAGATGCAGAAAATTCCAATAACCATCTTGGATCGACAACTGGTGAAGAGATTTAATAAAGCTGGAGTCAAAATACTAGTACAGTGGTCTAATTCACCACCTGAGGAAGCTACTTGGGAGTTTCTTGATGTGTTGCAGAGGCAGTTTCCAGAATTTTGCTCTTAa